The Benincasa hispida cultivar B227 chromosome 9, ASM972705v1, whole genome shotgun sequence genome has a segment encoding these proteins:
- the LOC120086752 gene encoding uncharacterized protein LOC120086752 — protein sequence MPQRDWHKNLKEGENMNSGEGIAAWNVFDNVKTTTKTPEALMAEINAAISNFEYARTTACLQSPISPDDSEDGESSASLRTQYVVRMADGSYKAGCAAPTVGKLDEALHSLNVSLSKCPPEKSSAVAKLQSLISLTSHQLQIRSSNSQEISED from the coding sequence ATGCCTCAACGAGATTGGCATAAGAATCTGAAAGAAGGGGAGAATATGAATTCTGGAGAAGGAATCGCCGCTTGGAATGTGTTTGACAATGTGAAGACCACAACGAAGACCCCAGAAGCTCTAATGGCGGAGATCAATGCTGCAATTTCAAATTTCGAATATGCTCGAACCACGGCTTGTTTACAATCTCCAATTTCTCCCGACGATTCAGAGGATGGAGAATCTAGTGCGAGTTTGAGAACTCAGTATGTTGTTCGAATGGCGGACGGATCATACAAGGCAGGTTGTGCAGCACCGACTGTTGGTAAGCTTGACGAAGCTCTTCATTCGTTGAATGTTTCTCTTTCGAAATGCCCGCCTGAAAAATCCTCTGCTGTTGCTAAGCTTCAGTCTCTGATCTCGCTCACCTCTCACCAACTCCAGATCAGATCTTCTAATAGCCAAGAAATTTCAGAAGATTGA